The Metabacillus endolithicus nucleotide sequence AATATGTTTTATTGCTAGCTGGGGGAGAACGGAATAAATGAAAAAAATATTAAAACTTGTTATTTTTGTTTCTTTATTATTTATTTCATTAGGGAGTTATGGGGTTTATTGGGCATTTTTTGATATGAATAGATTACCAACAGGAGAATTTCTATCAAAGAAAACTTCACCTGATGGAAAATATACCTTAAATGCATATGTTGTCAATGGAGGTGCAACAACATCTTATGCTGTTCGTGGTGAATTAGTTTTTAATGAAAAAAATAATAAAACTAAAAATATATATTGGAATGATAGAGAAGAAATTGCAAATATTACTTGGACTGACAATGATACAGTTATGATTAACGGACAAGCATTAGATGTACCGCATCAAAAATTTGATTTTAGACATCAGTAACGATCTATACAATTAAGGGTGGGAGACATTTTTTAATAAAGACTTTCTTAATTATTGAAAGATAAGGTGAGATTCATGAAGCTTTATAAAGGTATAACAGGTTTTTATGAGCAGCAAAATGAAACTTCCAGAAGTGGACGGCAGACATTTTAAACATCTGTGTTTTAGCCTTATCCATGTCAACGGAGGATCTGTTTTGAAATTTAATGAACCTCAAGAATCTAACTTTTTTAAAGTAGAAGTAAATGCATTAAATAAACATAATTATATTCTACTTAATGCACATTATCCTTTATTAGCGTTTGCATCTATTGTTCAATTCGATCAAATTAAATTCATTGACGATTCGCTATTATATGATCTGTTTAGGCCATATTATCAAATATTAAATACCGAAGAACTTAATAAGCCATTATCACAGTTTGAAAATGAACTTTACAGTGCTGAATTGAAACAAGTAGCATTTTGGAAGCCTAATAGGATTGGAGATATTATTTTCAATCATTGGGATTAAGTATATTTGATAAATTAAAAATTTCTTTTAATAGGAATTCTATT carries:
- a CDS encoding DUF5412 domain-containing protein — encoded protein: MKKILKLVIFVSLLFISLGSYGVYWAFFDMNRLPTGEFLSKKTSPDGKYTLNAYVVNGGATTSYAVRGELVFNEKNNKTKNIYWNDREEIANITWTDNDTVMINGQALDVPHQKFDFRHQ